The proteins below are encoded in one region of Oenanthe melanoleuca isolate GR-GAL-2019-014 chromosome 4A, OMel1.0, whole genome shotgun sequence:
- the MMGT1 gene encoding ER membrane protein complex subunit 5: protein MAAGSVWKGLVGLGLFALAHAAFSAAQHRSYMRLTEKEDETLPIDIVLQTLLAFAVTCYGIAHIAGEFKDMDATSELKNKTFDTLRNHPSFYVFNHRGRVLFQSPDTVNSSSNQDALSSSSALKFRKLEPLRR, encoded by the exons atGGCGGCGGGGTCGGTGTGGAAGGGGCTGGTGGGGCTCGGCCTGTTCGCCCTGGCACACGCGGCCTTCTCGGCGGCGCAGC ATCGTTCTTACATGAGGTtgacagaaaaggaagatgaaacGTTGCCCATAGAT ATAGTCCTGCAGACTCTGCTGGCCTTCGCAGTCACCTGCTATGGGATTGCACATATTGCAGGAGAGTTTAAAGACATGGATGCCACTTCAGAACTCAAAAATAa gaCTTTTGACACATTAAGGAACCATCCAtctttttatgtatttaatcATCGTGGTAGAGTATTGTTCCAGTCCCCAGACACAGTGAATTCTTCTTCAAACCAAGATGCTTTGTCATCCAGCTCGGCACTGAAATTCCGAAAACTTGAACCTCTGCGCCGCTAA
- the SLC9A6 gene encoding sodium/hydrogen exchanger 6, producing the protein MAGPGPVLAAAAALWARGAAGAEVAAARPGALDEEIVSEKAAEESHRQDSANLLVFILLLTLTILTIWLFKHRRARFLHETGLAMIYGVLVGVVLRYGIHVPSDVNNVTLSCQVQTSPATLLVNVSGKFYEYTLKGEISAQELNNVQDNEMLRKVTFDPEVFFNILLPPIIFYAGYSLKRRHFFRNLGSILAYAFLGTAISCLMIGSVVYGCVALMKVTGQLGGDFYFTDCLLFGAIVSATDPVTVLAIFHELQVDVELYALLFGESVLNDAVAIVLSSSIVAYQPAGDNSHTFDVTAMFKSIGIFLGIFSGSFAMGAATGVVTALVTKFTKLREFPLLETGLFFLMSWSTFLLAEACGFTGVVAVLFCGITQAHYTYNNLSTESQHRTKQLFELLNFLAENFIFSYMGLALFTFQNHVFNPTFVVGAFLAIFLGRAANIYPLSFLLNLGRRNKIGTNLQHMMMFAGLRGAMAFALAIRDTATYARQMMFSTTLLIVFFTVWVFGGGTTAMLSCLNIRVGVDADQENVGVPESERRSTKAESAWLFRMWYNFDHNYLKPLLTHSGPPLTTTLPGCCGPVARCLTSPQAYENQEQLKDDDSDLILNDGDISLTYGDSTVSTEPAAPGSARRLAGNSSEDALDRELAFGDHELVIRGTRLVLPMDDSEPPSNVLDSARHGPA; encoded by the exons atggcggggccggggccggtgctggcggcggccgcggcgctgtgggcgcggggcgcggcgggcgccGAGGTGGCGGCGGCGCGTCCCGGGGCGCTGGACGAGGAGATCGTGTCCGAGAAGGCGGCGGAGGAGAGTCACCGTCAGGACAGCGCCAACCTGCTGGttttcatcctgctgctcaccctcaccatcctcaccaTCTGGCTCTTCAAGCACCGCCGCGCTCGCTTCCTCCACGAGACCGGGCTGGCCATGATCTACG GTGTCCTGGTGGGTGTGGTCCTGCGCTACGGCATCCATGTCCCCAGCGATGTCAACAACGTCACCCTGAGCTGCCAGGTGCAGACCAGCCCGGCCACGCTGCTGGTGAACGTCAGTGGGAAGTTCTACGAGTACACCCTCAAGGGGGAAATCAGTGCCCAGGAGCTCAACAATGTCCAGGATAATGAGATGCTGAGGAAG GTGACTTTTGATCCTGAAGTATTCTTCAACATTTTGCTTCCTCCTATTATATTTTATGCAGGCTACAGCTTGAAGAGG AGGCACTTCTTCAGAAACTTGGGATCCATCCTGGCATATGCTTTCCTTGGCACTGCCATTTCCTGCCTGATGATTGG CTCTGTCGTGTACGGCTGTGTGGCGCTGATGAAAGTCACTGGGCAGCTCGGGGGAGATTTCTACTTCACTGACTGCCTCCTGTTTGGGGCCATTGTGTCAGCCACTGACCCAG TGACTGTCCTTGCCATATTCCATGAGCTCCAGGTCGATGTTGAGCTGTATGCCCTCCTCTTTGGTGAGAGTGTCCTCAACGATGCCGTTGCCATAGTGCTGTCTTC CTCAATAGTTGCATATCAGCCAGCGGGTGACAACAGCCACACGTTTGATGTCACAGCGATGTTCAAGTCCATCGGGATCTTCCTGGGGATATTCAGTGGATCTTTTGCAATGGGAGCAGCAACTGGAGTTGTGACAGCTTTA GTCACCAAGTTCACCAAGCTCCGGGAGTTCCCCTTGCTGGAGACTGGCTTGTTCTTCCTGATGTCCTGGAGCACCTTCCTGCTGGCTGAAGCATGTGGCTTTACAg gtgTGGTGGCTGTGCTCTTCTGCGGGATCACACAGGCCCATTATACCTATAACAACTTATCTACAGAGTCCCAACACAGAACTAAGCAG ttgtTTGAGCTTCTGAATTTCTTGGCAGAAAACTTCATCTTCTCCTACATGGGACTTGCACTGTTCACCTTCCAGAACCATGTCTTTAACCCTACCTTTGTGGTGGGGGCCTTT CTTGCTATCTTCCTAGGAAGAGCTGCCAATATTTACCCATTGTCATTTTTACTGAATCTTGGGAGAAGAAATAAGATTGGAACGAATTTGCAGCACATGATGATGTTTGCTG GGCTGCGTGGAGCCATGGCCTTCGCCCTGGCCATCCGCGACACGGCCACGTACGCGCGGCAGATGATGTTCAGCACCACCCTGCTCATCGTCTTCTTCACCGTGTGGGTGTTCGGCGGGGGCACCACGGCCATGCTGTCCTGCCTCAACATCAG GGTCGGTGTGGATGCGGATCAGGAGAACGTG GGTGTCCCAGAGAGCGAGAGGAGGAGCACGAAGGCTGAGAGCGCTTGGCTTTTCCGCATGTGGTACAACTTCGACCACAA CTATCTAAAGCCTCTCCTGACACACAGTGGTCCCCCACTGACCACCACACTCCCAGGGTGCTGTGGGCCTGTTGCCCGGTGCCTGACAAGCCCACAGGCGTACGAG AATCAAGAGCAGCTGAAGGACGACGACTCCGACCTCATTCTGAACGACGGGGACATCAGCCTGACGTACGGGGACTCCACGGTGAGCACGGAGCCGGCGGCGCCCGGCAGCGCCCGGCGCTTGGCGGGGAACAGCTCGGAGGACGCCCTGGACCGGGAGCTGGCCTTTGGGGACCACGAGCTCGTGATCCGGGGGACGCGCCTGGTGCTGCCCATGGACGATTCGGAGCCGCCCTCAAACGTCCTGGATAGCGCCAGACACGGCCCAGCATAA